In Streptomyces sp. SLBN-118, the following are encoded in one genomic region:
- a CDS encoding acyl-CoA dehydrogenase — protein MTEAACYGTPAGRQPGAAGLPAAAPERAARLEALLGDPFDPANPHGHTALLGSDERREVPEATEQLLADAHLAAEFVPQDLGGRLARADDLARVLRPVFRRDAALGFGFGITSLFATSAVWAAGDARQRTETATLLLEGGRASILHRELAHANAILRDEFTARPAPGGGFTLGGRKDVVINADRAEAFVMYARTASTTGPGSHSVLLLDPERLPPGGLLRLARVDTAGMRGSRFSGIAFADCPVGPDTLVGGLGEGVLLALRTFQVNRCLIPGVVIAGVDSVLRHAVRAATENRSNGLPARRWHRVLAGVFADLLACDSMAVTGLRALSLLPDSAHLLAAAVKYTMPDLLREDLEELATALGARGYDRGPRYGGFQKLVRDLPVAGLGHAGTAACQAVLVPQLRTLARTSWFHSPEPPAGLFRPEDPVPPFDYRRLTVSGTEDRITAALVAEAERLGTLRSAGPVWAALSDLAESFVQEVRALREECAAPAGRGPELFADPKACVLADRYALLLAGASCLGVRRAQDGTGSFLDDPSWAVLALSRIGRRLGVPVPELPDQVTGTVIAEVLERYRDGRSYDLYATRLAG, from the coding sequence GTGACCGAAGCCGCCTGTTACGGCACGCCCGCCGGCCGGCAGCCCGGTGCTGCCGGCCTCCCGGCCGCCGCTCCCGAGCGGGCCGCGCGCCTGGAGGCGCTGCTCGGCGACCCGTTCGACCCCGCCAACCCGCACGGCCACACCGCGCTGCTGGGGTCGGACGAACGGCGTGAGGTGCCCGAAGCCACCGAGCAACTGCTGGCCGATGCCCACCTCGCCGCGGAGTTCGTGCCCCAGGACCTCGGCGGGCGGCTGGCCAGAGCGGACGACCTGGCCCGCGTCCTGCGTCCGGTCTTCCGTCGCGATGCCGCCCTTGGCTTCGGGTTCGGCATCACCTCGCTGTTCGCGACCTCCGCCGTCTGGGCGGCGGGCGACGCGCGCCAGCGCACGGAAACCGCCACTCTGCTGCTGGAGGGCGGCCGGGCCTCGATCCTGCACCGGGAACTCGCGCACGCGAACGCCATCCTGCGCGACGAGTTCACCGCTCGCCCGGCCCCCGGCGGCGGCTTCACGCTCGGCGGCCGCAAGGACGTCGTCATCAACGCCGACAGGGCCGAAGCCTTCGTCATGTACGCCCGCACCGCGTCCACCACCGGCCCGGGCAGCCATTCCGTACTGCTGCTCGATCCGGAACGGCTGCCTCCGGGCGGGCTGCTGCGCCTCGCGCGCGTCGACACCGCGGGGATGCGCGGCAGCCGCTTCTCCGGTATCGCCTTCGCCGACTGTCCCGTCGGGCCGGACACCCTCGTCGGCGGCCTGGGCGAGGGTGTCCTGCTCGCACTGCGCACCTTCCAGGTCAACCGCTGTCTGATCCCCGGTGTGGTGATCGCCGGAGTGGACAGCGTCCTGCGGCACGCCGTGCGGGCCGCCACCGAGAACCGCAGCAACGGCCTGCCCGCCCGCCGCTGGCACCGGGTGCTCGCCGGGGTGTTCGCGGATCTGCTGGCCTGCGACAGCATGGCGGTCACCGGGCTGCGCGCCCTGAGCCTGCTGCCCGACAGCGCCCATCTGCTCGCGGCGGCAGTCAAGTACACGATGCCCGACCTGCTCCGTGAGGATCTGGAGGAACTGGCCACGGCGCTCGGAGCCCGCGGCTACGACCGCGGACCGCGGTACGGCGGATTCCAGAAACTGGTGCGGGACCTGCCCGTCGCCGGTCTCGGACATGCGGGCACCGCCGCCTGCCAGGCGGTCCTCGTGCCCCAACTGCGCACCCTGGCCCGCACCTCTTGGTTCCATTCGCCCGAGCCGCCTGCCGGCCTGTTCCGGCCCGAGGACCCGGTGCCACCGTTCGACTACCGCAGGCTGACGGTCTCCGGAACGGAGGACCGGATCACCGCGGCCCTGGTCGCCGAAGCCGAGCGTCTCGGCACGCTGCGCTCGGCCGGACCGGTCTGGGCGGCACTGTCGGATCTTGCCGAATCGTTCGTCCAGGAGGTGCGCGCGCTGCGCGAGGAGTGCGCGGCGCCGGCCGGCCGCGGCCCGGAGCTGTTTGCCGACCCAAAAGCGTGCGTCCTGGCCGACCGTTACGCGCTCCTGCTGGCCGGCGCGTCCTGCCTGGGCGTCCGCCGTGCCCAGGACGGAACCGGCTCCTTCCTCGACGATCCCTCCTGGGCGGTCCTGGCCCTGAGCCGGATAGGCCGCAGGCTGGGAGTGCCGGTGCCCGAACTGCCCGACCAGGTCACCGGCACCGTCATCGCCGAGGTGCTGGAGCGCTACCGGGACGGCCGCAGTTACGACCTGTACGCCACGCGGCTCGCCGGATGA